One window of Rhizobium leguminosarum genomic DNA carries:
- a CDS encoding winged helix-turn-helix transcriptional regulator, with protein MDEAITHLKVPMDRGERHVCLGPHGSVAHVTRVLRMISGRWKLPILFRLFAAPSMRTSQLMRDIPGISPKMLTQHLRELENDELVARQDFGEQPPHVEYRLTDAGRGLMPVMIALREFSRSHPAIEPRRHPN; from the coding sequence ATGGATGAGGCAATTACGCACTTAAAAGTGCCCATGGATCGGGGGGAAAGGCATGTCTGCCTCGGGCCGCATGGATCGGTCGCCCATGTCACCAGGGTCCTGCGCATGATCAGCGGACGATGGAAGCTGCCGATCCTGTTCCGTCTGTTCGCCGCGCCATCGATGCGGACCTCGCAGCTGATGCGCGATATTCCAGGCATCTCCCCGAAGATGCTGACGCAGCATCTTCGGGAGCTGGAGAACGACGAGCTGGTGGCGAGGCAAGACTTTGGCGAGCAGCCGCCGCATGTCGAATATCGACTGACCGATGCCGGCCGCGGCCTGATGCCGGTGATGATCGCGCTCCGGGAATTTTCCCGCTCTCATCCCGCCATCGAGCCGCGGCGCCATCCGAATTGA
- a CDS encoding SDR family NAD(P)-dependent oxidoreductase, whose amino-acid sequence MDLKLDGKVALVTGSSKGIGEGVARGLAREGAIVIVHGRNRTKTEEVADDIIAGGGRAHTVIGDLTDEDAVERLVEEAQAFVRPVEIVVNNAGGSGGTEDWATARPETWAASYDRNVLAAVRITTRLLPAMREAKWGRIVNISSLAGLMPPPRKPDYAAAKAAMITMTASLAKAVATDGITANTVSPGTIHSISLDEAFRKAAISQGLAPDAPWTEIEQSVLPMFAQVPIGRVGTLEEIADAICFLASPRAGYITGANLRLDGGLWPGL is encoded by the coding sequence TTGGATTTGAAGCTTGATGGGAAGGTTGCGCTGGTCACCGGCAGCAGCAAGGGCATCGGCGAAGGCGTGGCTCGGGGGCTGGCGCGCGAGGGCGCCATCGTCATCGTCCACGGCCGCAACAGGACGAAGACCGAGGAGGTCGCTGACGATATCATCGCCGGCGGCGGGCGCGCGCATACGGTGATCGGCGACCTGACGGATGAAGACGCGGTTGAACGCCTGGTCGAGGAGGCACAGGCCTTCGTTCGCCCCGTCGAGATTGTCGTCAACAATGCCGGCGGCTCCGGCGGAACCGAAGATTGGGCCACGGCGCGGCCCGAGACATGGGCGGCGAGCTATGACCGAAACGTGCTTGCGGCTGTCAGGATCACCACCCGCCTGCTGCCGGCCATGCGGGAGGCGAAATGGGGAAGGATCGTCAACATCTCCAGCCTTGCCGGGCTGATGCCTCCACCCAGAAAGCCGGACTATGCAGCGGCCAAGGCGGCGATGATCACAATGACCGCCTCGCTCGCCAAGGCCGTCGCCACGGACGGCATTACCGCGAATACCGTTTCACCCGGGACGATCCATAGCATCAGCCTCGACGAAGCCTTCCGCAAGGCTGCGATCAGCCAGGGGCTTGCGCCGGATGCGCCATGGACGGAGATCGAGCAGAGCGTGCTGCCGATGTTCGCCCAAGTTCCGATCGGACGGGTGGGAACGCTCGAGGAGATTGCCGACGCCATCTGCTTCCTCGCCAGCCCGCGCGCCGGTTATATCACCGGCGCAAATCTGCGGCTTGATGGTGGGCTCTGGCCAGGGCTCTAA
- a CDS encoding transposase, which translates to MSDSLQAVDWDDLVERLGSAEELEASAREAGALLRKRQVGGAADLLRLCFAYVLGGFSLRTLAAWADQRGLASMSDVAMLKRLKASADWVGYLVSELLAERCPEAFAGMRSDLRLMAVDATVVAPPGPKRAYWMVHTVFDLSRLKLCSVEVTDRREAERLSRGVKAGELRIADRAHAKATDLATVVKAGADFLVRAPSSYPRLLDGDGHLLDRLALCREAGDKGVLDRSVRIQDGKSKIEVAARVVILPLPPEAAAKARRAARRLAAKARYKPSDAGIEMAGYLVLLTSLAADDWPPERLASTYRLRWQIELAFKRMKSLIGLESLRAKDADLARLWINIALLAALLAEDDLPALDPEAPDSLPLAA; encoded by the coding sequence ATGAGCGATTCGTTACAAGCAGTGGATTGGGACGACCTAGTGGAACGGCTAGGCTCGGCGGAAGAGCTGGAGGCGAGCGCACGCGAGGCCGGGGCGCTGCTTCGCAAACGGCAGGTGGGCGGCGCGGCCGACCTGCTGCGATTGTGTTTCGCCTATGTGCTTGGTGGTTTTTCGCTTCGAACCTTGGCGGCCTGGGCCGATCAGCGGGGGCTCGCGTCGATGTCCGACGTGGCTATGCTTAAGCGTCTGAAGGCCAGCGCCGATTGGGTGGGCTATCTGGTTTCGGAGTTGCTTGCCGAGCGCTGCCCCGAAGCCTTCGCCGGTATGCGTAGTGACCTGCGGCTGATGGCGGTTGACGCCACGGTCGTTGCACCGCCTGGGCCTAAGCGGGCCTACTGGATGGTGCATACGGTGTTCGACCTTTCACGGCTGAAGCTCTGTTCGGTTGAAGTCACCGATCGTCGTGAAGCCGAACGGCTGTCGCGCGGCGTCAAGGCCGGCGAGCTTCGGATCGCCGACCGTGCCCATGCCAAGGCGACCGATCTGGCTACAGTGGTCAAGGCTGGGGCTGATTTTCTGGTCCGCGCCCCTTCCAGCTATCCGCGCTTGCTGGATGGCGACGGCCACCTGCTGGATCGCTTGGCGCTCTGCCGCGAAGCGGGCGACAAGGGTGTGCTTGATCGGTCCGTGAGGATCCAGGACGGCAAGTCCAAGATCGAGGTGGCGGCACGGGTGGTGATCTTACCTTTACCGCCTGAGGCCGCCGCAAAAGCCAGGCGAGCGGCACGCCGGTTGGCGGCCAAGGCGCGATACAAGCCTAGCGATGCCGGCATCGAGATGGCCGGCTACCTGGTGCTGCTGACTTCGCTCGCAGCCGACGACTGGCCGCCGGAGCGGCTCGCCTCGACCTATCGGCTGCGATGGCAGATCGAACTGGCCTTCAAACGCATGAAGTCGTTGATCGGTTTGGAAAGCCTGCGCGCCAAGGACGCTGACCTGGCCCGCTTGTGGATCAACATCGCCTTGCTCGCCGCGCTGCTGGCCGAAGACGACCTGCCGGCCCTCGATCCCGAGGCGCCGGACTCTCTCCCCCTGGCGGCTTGA
- a CDS encoding phosphotransferase enzyme family protein, with amino-acid sequence MGWEALELWDRDAARIEKLSGGVANDVWSVRVHGQLAVGRLGTRSDADLAWEAELLRHLDREGLSVPVPIPTADGRLFADGLTVMEYMHGGPPETEADWRRVAETLRELHRLTQGWPQRPAWRSSTDLLHAETGTRIDLAAMPPNGVARCRAAWARLVGRETSVVHGDPNNPGNIRIAANRVALIDWDESHVDVPDLDLVLPYNAAGLEGIAYDIAAQASAAWEAAICWDDEYAVKRLAEVRAL; translated from the coding sequence ATGGGATGGGAAGCACTAGAGTTGTGGGACAGAGACGCGGCTCGCATCGAAAAGCTCTCTGGCGGAGTTGCCAATGATGTCTGGAGCGTGCGCGTCCACGGCCAACTTGCAGTCGGTCGCCTGGGTACCAGGAGCGACGCCGATCTCGCGTGGGAAGCCGAACTCCTACGCCACCTCGACCGCGAAGGTCTGAGCGTGCCGGTGCCGATCCCGACGGCCGATGGCCGCCTATTCGCCGATGGCCTGACAGTGATGGAATACATGCATGGCGGGCCGCCCGAGACCGAGGCCGATTGGCGTCGCGTGGCCGAGACACTCCGCGAGTTGCATCGGTTGACGCAGGGCTGGCCGCAGCGCCCAGCTTGGCGATCCTCGACTGACCTCCTGCACGCCGAAACCGGGACGAGGATAGACCTTGCCGCGATGCCGCCAAATGGCGTCGCTCGATGCCGAGCGGCATGGGCGCGGCTTGTCGGTCGCGAGACAAGCGTCGTCCACGGCGATCCCAACAACCCTGGTAACATCCGCATAGCCGCGAACCGCGTCGCACTGATCGACTGGGATGAGTCGCATGTTGACGTGCCCGACCTTGACCTCGTCCTGCCCTACAATGCAGCCGGTCTGGAAGGCATCGCGTATGACATAGCCGCGCAAGCATCGGCAGCATGGGAAGCCGCCATCTGTTGGGACGACGAATACGCAGTCAAGCGGCTTGCCGAAGTTCGAGCGCTCTGA
- a CDS encoding DinB family protein, which yields MISAGYCRLMARYNSWQNTSLVTAADGLTHAERWKDRGAFFQSIAATLNHLYWADGLILERLKGNERPEETITHSLTSPSDWDEFKRLRLQRNAEIEAWATGLRDADLDGMLVWYPGDGATRVEKPKAQCAVEIFNHQTHHRGQVHAMLTAAGAKPEPTDLSLLP from the coding sequence ATGATCTCAGCTGGATATTGCCGACTCATGGCCCGTTACAACAGCTGGCAGAACACCTCTCTGGTCACGGCCGCTGACGGGCTGACGCATGCGGAGCGCTGGAAGGATCGGGGGGCGTTCTTTCAATCGATCGCCGCGACGCTGAACCATCTTTATTGGGCCGACGGCCTGATACTGGAGCGATTGAAGGGCAATGAGCGGCCGGAGGAAACCATCACGCACTCGCTGACAAGCCCATCGGATTGGGATGAGTTCAAGAGACTGCGTCTGCAACGCAATGCGGAAATCGAAGCGTGGGCCACAGGATTGCGCGACGCGGATCTCGACGGCATGCTTGTCTGGTATCCCGGGGACGGTGCAACGCGGGTCGAGAAGCCAAAGGCGCAGTGTGCTGTCGAAATTTTCAACCACCAGACCCACCACCGCGGCCAGGTGCACGCAATGTTGACGGCAGCCGGTGCAAAACCGGAGCCGACCGACCTTTCGCTGCTGCCATAG
- a CDS encoding ABC transporter ATP-binding protein: MTRKKLDFRADAYRNVLGFIFHHWTHRPGLVGLIIVLVISSTLAEVMVPVFSGQIVDAIAGGNPADNALSAFVIVVALGFTSVALRYFIFNGIIRLTLRTMADVTNGGFHKVQRFSTDWHANSFAGSTVRKITRGMWALDSLNDLLLVALLPSIVMLVGASIVLGSYWPIMGLIVSLGSLIYIGVTVALSMGFVSPAARLANAWDTKLGGALADAISCNSVVKAFGAESREEVRLGHVLGKWDSRTRRTWKRGTLSGTIQGFMMVSMQAGILGTGLIMWQQGLATPGDVTFVLAMFFVLQGYLRNVGQDIRNLQRAVNDMEELVLLDKMPLGIEDRPEATPIRIGSGEIVFDRITFQYGAHPSPLYDDFSVVIKPGERVGLVGHSGSGKTTFVKLIQRLYDVNSGSIRIDGQDIAKVRQASLRGQIAIVQQEPILFHRTLAENIAYSRPNASRREIEQAAKQASAHDFILSLPKGYETMVGERGVKLSGGERQRVAIARAFLADAPILILDEATSSLDSESEVQIQQAMERLMDGRTTLVVAHRLSTVRALDRLLVFDKGKIVEEGDHQALIRRSDGIYRRLFERQALELTKGLVA, encoded by the coding sequence ATGACTCGCAAGAAGCTCGATTTCCGCGCCGATGCCTATCGCAATGTGCTCGGCTTTATCTTTCATCATTGGACCCATCGGCCTGGTTTGGTGGGGCTCATCATCGTGCTGGTGATATCAAGCACGCTGGCCGAAGTCATGGTGCCGGTGTTCTCCGGCCAGATCGTCGATGCCATCGCCGGCGGCAATCCGGCCGACAATGCGCTCAGCGCCTTCGTCATCGTCGTCGCTCTGGGCTTCACCAGCGTGGCGCTGCGCTATTTCATCTTCAACGGCATCATCCGGCTGACGCTGCGCACCATGGCGGATGTCACCAATGGCGGCTTCCACAAGGTGCAGCGCTTCTCCACCGACTGGCACGCCAACAGCTTTGCCGGCTCGACCGTGCGCAAGATCACCCGCGGCATGTGGGCGCTGGATTCGCTCAACGACCTGCTGCTGGTCGCGCTCTTGCCGTCGATCGTCATGCTGGTCGGCGCCAGCATCGTGCTCGGCAGCTATTGGCCGATCATGGGGCTGATCGTCAGCCTGGGATCGCTGATCTATATCGGCGTCACCGTGGCGCTTTCCATGGGCTTCGTGTCGCCGGCGGCAAGGCTTGCCAATGCCTGGGATACCAAGCTTGGCGGCGCGCTGGCGGATGCGATCAGCTGCAACTCGGTGGTCAAGGCATTCGGGGCCGAAAGCCGCGAAGAGGTCCGGCTCGGCCATGTGCTTGGCAAGTGGGACAGCCGCACGCGGCGGACATGGAAGCGCGGCACATTGAGCGGCACGATCCAGGGCTTCATGATGGTTTCCATGCAGGCCGGCATTCTGGGAACGGGCCTCATCATGTGGCAGCAGGGGCTGGCGACGCCTGGCGACGTCACCTTCGTGCTGGCGATGTTCTTCGTCCTGCAGGGTTATCTGCGCAATGTCGGCCAGGACATCCGCAACCTGCAACGAGCCGTCAATGACATGGAAGAGCTGGTGCTGCTCGACAAGATGCCGCTCGGCATCGAGGACAGGCCGGAGGCCACGCCCATCAGGATTGGCAGTGGCGAGATCGTCTTCGATCGCATCACCTTCCAATATGGGGCTCATCCCAGCCCGCTTTATGACGATTTTTCGGTCGTCATCAAGCCGGGCGAGCGTGTCGGGCTGGTGGGGCATTCGGGCTCGGGCAAGACGACCTTCGTCAAGCTCATCCAGCGGCTCTACGACGTGAATTCGGGCTCGATCCGCATCGACGGACAGGATATCGCCAAGGTGAGGCAAGCAAGCCTGCGCGGCCAGATCGCCATCGTGCAGCAGGAGCCGATCCTGTTTCACCGCACGCTGGCCGAAAACATCGCCTATTCCAGGCCGAATGCCTCGCGGCGCGAGATCGAGCAGGCGGCGAAACAGGCAAGCGCCCACGACTTCATTCTGAGCCTTCCGAAGGGCTATGAAACGATGGTGGGAGAACGCGGCGTCAAACTATCGGGCGGCGAACGGCAGCGCGTCGCCATCGCCCGCGCCTTCCTGGCCGATGCACCGATCCTGATCCTCGACGAGGCAACCTCCAGCCTCGACAGCGAAAGCGAAGTACAGATCCAGCAGGCGATGGAACGCCTGATGGACGGCCGCACCACACTTGTGGTCGCGCATCGGCTGTCGACGGTGCGGGCGCTCGACCGGCTGCTGGTCTTCGACAAGGGCAAGATCGTCGAAGAGGGCGACCACCAGGCGCTGATCCGCCGCAGCGACGGCATCTACCGCCGACTGTTCGAGCGGCAGGCGCTGGAGCTGACCAAGGGTCTGGTGGCCTGA
- a CDS encoding dihydrofolate reductase family protein: MAKLVFGMNQSLDGYVDHMAFAPGPKLFRHFIEEVQSATGSVYGRKMYEIMRYWDDEHPEWGEDERAFAAAWRKLPKWVVSRTLKSVGPNARLVEGDLESAIRALKAEHDGGIGIAGPNLARSLIELGLIDEYQIYLHPVVLGQGTPFFAGPRTPLRLTATDRMDENVIRLTYVPA; the protein is encoded by the coding sequence ATGGCTAAGCTCGTGTTCGGAATGAACCAGTCCCTGGACGGTTACGTCGATCATATGGCGTTTGCGCCAGGTCCCAAGCTCTTCCGCCACTTCATCGAGGAGGTTCAGAGCGCGACAGGCAGTGTGTACGGCCGCAAGATGTATGAGATCATGCGTTACTGGGACGACGAACATCCCGAGTGGGGTGAGGACGAACGGGCCTTCGCGGCGGCGTGGCGGAAGCTTCCGAAATGGGTCGTGTCGCGCACGTTGAAATCCGTCGGCCCCAACGCCAGGCTTGTCGAAGGTGATCTCGAGAGCGCGATCCGCGCCTTGAAGGCCGAGCACGACGGGGGGATCGGCATTGCCGGCCCTAATCTGGCGCGAAGCCTGATCGAGCTTGGCCTGATCGATGAGTATCAGATCTATCTGCATCCTGTCGTGCTGGGGCAGGGCACGCCATTCTTCGCCGGCCCTCGGACGCCGCTGCGCCTGACGGCCACCGATCGGATGGACGAGAACGTGATCAGGTTGACTTACGTTCCGGCTTGA
- a CDS encoding adenylate/guanylate cyclase domain-containing protein has product MTDQSLQRRLAAIVVADVVGFSRLMEADEVATLANLRELRFGVIEPAVMRHNGRIFKVVGDGFLIEFGSAVDAVEAALEMQRATTAVEASGDRRLLLRVGVNLGDVIDDGSDVLGDGVNVAARLETQAAPGGICISAGVHGEIVGKISDRFFDAGERYLKNLTRPVHVWHWPDALESILPLPECPSIAVLPFTNMSGDEADAPFVDGLTEDLITDLSRTAGLFVIARNSVYGYKGKPVNVKLVAQELGVRYVLEGSARRAMGRVRINAQLVDALGGGHLWAERFDRTVEDVFELQDEVNAKIVEALVGRLTIPTPRNRPKNFEAYDLCVRARLLTEESPQTEREAYMLLQRAVKLEPSYAEALGLLAYNRWLAWTHFGEPEDPNRRMAATFAQKAVDLDPNDAGCRYILGTILAYERRWEESEAAFAKALDLDPNHADTWAAMSDISVLDGRVADGLAHIEKALRLNPYPPCWYLCHLGQAQYAARDYEAATATLRRKDTYRTNSRKFLAATLAQLGHREEARREAELFLIAHPHFTIGHWLSSQPLRDASVRDHFVDGFRKAGLPEM; this is encoded by the coding sequence ATGACGGATCAATCTCTCCAGCGTCGCCTTGCTGCCATCGTCGTTGCCGATGTGGTGGGATTTTCACGCCTGATGGAGGCTGATGAAGTCGCAACGCTGGCGAACCTCAGGGAACTCCGTTTTGGCGTTATCGAGCCGGCTGTGATGCGCCACAACGGTCGCATCTTCAAGGTCGTGGGCGACGGATTCCTAATCGAATTCGGTAGCGCGGTGGACGCGGTCGAAGCAGCATTGGAAATGCAACGGGCCACCACTGCTGTTGAGGCTTCCGGAGACCGGCGCCTGCTTTTGCGTGTAGGCGTCAATCTGGGAGATGTCATTGACGACGGTTCAGACGTCCTCGGCGACGGCGTCAATGTCGCGGCGCGCCTCGAGACGCAGGCCGCACCGGGAGGTATCTGCATTTCAGCCGGCGTTCACGGCGAGATCGTCGGCAAGATTAGCGACCGGTTCTTTGATGCAGGCGAACGCTACCTAAAGAACCTGACTCGCCCGGTCCACGTGTGGCATTGGCCGGATGCGCTGGAGAGCATACTGCCGCTGCCCGAATGTCCGTCGATCGCTGTATTGCCGTTCACGAATATGAGTGGGGATGAAGCGGACGCGCCTTTCGTCGACGGCTTGACCGAAGACCTGATCACCGACCTTTCCCGTACGGCTGGCCTGTTCGTCATCGCGCGCAATTCCGTCTACGGCTACAAGGGCAAGCCGGTCAACGTAAAGCTGGTCGCCCAGGAACTCGGCGTCCGCTATGTCCTCGAGGGGAGCGCCAGACGCGCAATGGGCCGTGTCCGCATCAATGCCCAATTGGTCGACGCGCTTGGCGGCGGGCACTTGTGGGCCGAGAGGTTTGACCGGACGGTGGAAGATGTTTTCGAATTACAGGATGAAGTTAACGCCAAGATTGTTGAAGCCCTCGTCGGCCGGCTGACCATCCCGACGCCGCGCAATCGGCCGAAGAACTTTGAGGCGTACGATCTGTGTGTGCGCGCCCGCCTCCTGACGGAAGAGTCGCCGCAAACTGAGCGTGAGGCCTATATGCTGCTCCAACGCGCGGTCAAGCTCGAGCCATCATATGCCGAGGCGCTCGGTCTGCTCGCCTATAACCGTTGGCTTGCCTGGACTCATTTCGGCGAGCCCGAAGATCCTAACCGTCGAATGGCTGCGACGTTCGCGCAGAAGGCGGTCGACCTAGATCCCAACGATGCCGGCTGCCGTTACATTCTGGGGACCATCTTGGCTTATGAGCGGCGATGGGAGGAATCGGAGGCCGCCTTCGCCAAGGCCCTGGATCTGGACCCCAACCACGCCGACACCTGGGCCGCCATGTCGGACATTTCCGTGCTGGACGGCAGGGTTGCCGATGGACTGGCGCATATCGAAAAAGCTCTGCGGCTCAATCCCTACCCACCCTGCTGGTATCTTTGCCATCTTGGGCAGGCGCAATACGCCGCGCGTGACTATGAGGCGGCAACCGCTACGCTCCGCAGGAAAGACACGTATCGTACCAACTCACGCAAATTCCTGGCTGCTACGCTTGCGCAGTTGGGCCACCGTGAGGAGGCGCGGCGAGAGGCAGAATTGTTCCTGATCGCCCACCCTCATTTCACCATCGGCCATTGGCTCAGCTCCCAGCCGCTGCGCGATGCATCTGTACGAGACCACTTTGTCGACGGCTTCCGAAAGGCCGGCCTGCCGGAGATGTGA
- a CDS encoding LysR family transcriptional regulator, whose amino-acid sequence MNLSAFDLNLLKVLDALLRERSTVRAGERVGLSQPAVSAALGRLRAAFGDPLLVRDGQQMRPTEFALGLVLPLTQLLEDSSRLLNPASFDPVSAVQTFRIAASDFFTEMMLPGLLANLEQRAPGISMRYTDSLSLQTMDDLREARLDLILLPAGNFSPWVDWRPIFHASYVVVARQDHPVLRQHGVTPAAAMPIELYCSLRHAAFRVIEMAPDRETAALAALGLQREVVLSVPTFAAVWRSVAATNLVGIVPRRMAQKVAITEGLAIHPLPFALPPTLLAMTWHRRNSASRAHAWLRDQVSEILAPLDDLEQAGVGSAVLGSAGNLD is encoded by the coding sequence ATGAATTTATCTGCGTTCGACCTCAACCTGTTGAAAGTGCTGGATGCCTTGTTGCGCGAACGGTCTACCGTGCGCGCCGGGGAGCGGGTTGGCCTATCGCAACCGGCCGTGTCGGCGGCCCTTGGGCGGTTGCGCGCCGCCTTCGGCGATCCGCTGCTGGTGCGTGATGGCCAGCAAATGCGCCCCACCGAATTCGCACTTGGTCTGGTATTGCCGCTGACGCAACTGCTTGAGGATTCAAGCCGCCTTTTGAACCCGGCAAGCTTTGATCCAGTGAGTGCGGTGCAGACCTTTCGCATTGCAGCGTCGGACTTTTTCACCGAGATGATGCTTCCCGGCCTGCTGGCTAACCTGGAACAGCGGGCGCCGGGCATTTCGATGCGCTATACTGACTCGCTCAGTCTTCAGACCATGGACGACCTACGAGAAGCCAGGCTGGATCTGATCTTGTTGCCTGCGGGCAATTTTTCACCCTGGGTCGATTGGCGACCGATTTTTCATGCCAGTTACGTTGTTGTTGCGCGACAGGATCATCCGGTTCTGCGCCAGCACGGTGTTACGCCGGCGGCGGCAATGCCCATCGAACTATACTGCAGTCTGCGCCATGCCGCCTTCCGCGTCATCGAGATGGCGCCCGATCGAGAAACTGCCGCACTTGCCGCACTGGGCCTGCAACGCGAGGTAGTCCTGTCGGTGCCGACCTTTGCGGCCGTCTGGCGATCTGTGGCCGCGACAAACCTCGTCGGAATTGTACCGCGCCGGATGGCCCAGAAAGTGGCCATCACAGAGGGGCTTGCCATTCATCCGCTGCCCTTTGCTTTGCCGCCAACGCTGTTGGCAATGACTTGGCACCGGCGCAATTCCGCCTCCCGTGCACACGCCTGGCTGCGCGATCAGGTCTCCGAAATACTCGCGCCACTTGATGATCTTGAGCAGGCCGGCGTCGGTAGCGCGGTTTTGGGAAGCGCTGGTAATCTCGATTGA
- a CDS encoding cupin domain-containing protein has protein sequence MNIYAQPQQSHSWNGTTYRILLSSAETQGAMAIVHGVAGPLEGPPSHIHEAEDETFLVLEGVIDFELEGTVFRRGPMETAYIPRGKRHSFRTGPDGAVCIAVLTPGGFEGFFKEVATGGFQIPRDIAAVAECAARYGSQFTGPGLAQRG, from the coding sequence ATGAACATATACGCCCAGCCACAGCAGTCTCATAGCTGGAACGGCACCACCTATCGCATCCTGTTGTCCTCCGCCGAAACTCAAGGCGCCATGGCCATCGTCCACGGCGTTGCCGGCCCGCTTGAAGGCCCGCCCTCGCACATCCACGAGGCCGAGGACGAAACTTTCCTTGTGCTGGAAGGCGTCATCGATTTCGAACTTGAGGGCACCGTGTTTCGGCGCGGTCCGATGGAGACTGCGTATATCCCACGTGGCAAGCGTCATAGCTTCCGCACCGGTCCCGACGGCGCTGTTTGCATCGCCGTGCTGACGCCGGGAGGCTTTGAAGGCTTTTTCAAAGAAGTCGCCACAGGCGGTTTTCAAATACCGCGTGACATCGCCGCTGTTGCCGAATGTGCGGCACGCTATGGCTCGCAGTTTACCGGCCCCGGGCTGGCGCAGAGAGGCTGA
- a CDS encoding pentapeptide repeat-containing protein, with product MFRTHGIKNMAKALRQALKDRNIELSHSDCLELVAKEFGVKDWNALAAAIGQDAGEKPVLFSFVGDEITLHRTTQRLDVNDTDLSGSRFNDANLSGTWFNQINFSGAKFNDSNMTGWYVNDVNLSGSRFQNINLSGVSFSNCRIPGAMLDGVPLEEIVEAYKKSQEA from the coding sequence ATGTTTAGGACGCATGGTATCAAGAATATGGCGAAAGCTTTGCGGCAGGCCCTCAAAGATCGCAACATCGAATTATCCCATAGCGATTGTTTGGAATTGGTCGCAAAGGAATTCGGTGTGAAAGATTGGAACGCACTTGCAGCGGCGATCGGGCAAGATGCGGGAGAAAAGCCTGTTCTCTTCTCGTTTGTGGGCGACGAGATAACGCTCCATCGAACGACACAACGGCTGGATGTGAACGACACCGACTTGTCGGGCTCACGTTTCAACGACGCCAATCTTTCAGGGACATGGTTCAATCAGATCAACTTTTCCGGTGCCAAATTCAACGACAGCAATATGACCGGATGGTACGTGAACGATGTGAACCTGTCGGGCTCACGGTTTCAGAACATTAACTTGTCGGGCGTCAGCTTTTCCAACTGCCGCATACCCGGCGCCATGCTCGATGGGGTCCCGCTCGAAGAGATAGTCGAGGCTTATAAGAAGTCGCAGGAAGCCTGA
- a CDS encoding GNAT family N-acetyltransferase codes for MTQSKNGFPLLLTERLKLREPVMDDCSDFHALHQFPEVTRFSNWPDAPGRAQSERSMKWMRDAYAKGKGCAWIMEDRISGRVLGAVRFNNIDKHWKGAEIGYEMHPSVWGKGLMTEAVKAVLRCGFEHFSLNRVEAWTLPGNSASQRVLEKAGFRYEGTLCQKAWFKNAFHDFRMFGCLAGHLSILPKIADPKFGRDDE; via the coding sequence ATGACCCAATCGAAAAACGGATTTCCTTTGCTTCTCACTGAGAGGCTGAAGCTGCGCGAACCGGTTATGGACGACTGCAGCGATTTCCACGCGCTGCATCAGTTTCCGGAAGTCACCCGCTTTTCGAACTGGCCGGATGCACCGGGAAGAGCACAGAGTGAGCGCTCGATGAAGTGGATGCGTGACGCGTACGCCAAAGGAAAGGGCTGCGCCTGGATTATGGAGGATCGCATATCCGGTCGGGTATTAGGAGCTGTCCGGTTCAACAACATCGACAAGCACTGGAAGGGGGCCGAGATCGGTTACGAAATGCATCCCTCCGTTTGGGGAAAGGGGCTGATGACCGAAGCTGTGAAGGCTGTCCTAAGATGTGGGTTCGAGCACTTTTCACTAAATCGCGTCGAGGCGTGGACGCTGCCAGGCAACTCAGCGTCGCAACGTGTTCTGGAAAAAGCCGGGTTTCGATATGAAGGGACGCTTTGTCAGAAAGCGTGGTTCAAAAACGCCTTCCATGATTTCCGAATGTTCGGCTGCCTGGCTGGTCACTTGTCGATATTGCCAAAAATTGCGGATCCGAAATTTGGACGCGACGATGAGTGA